The following nucleotide sequence is from Gordonia jinghuaiqii.
TTGCGGCCCTTCAGGATGCCGGCGACGGCACGCAGATCCTCGATGCGGCCGTTGGTGCACGAACCGACGAACACGGTGTCGACCCTGATGTCGCGCAGCGGAGTTCCCGGCTCCAGATCCATGTACTCGAGCGCCTTCGCCGCGGCGCTCGCCTTGACCTCGTCGCCGTAGTCGGCCGGGTTCGGCACCGTCGCACCCAGCGGCGCACCCTGACCCGGGTTGGTACCCCAGGTGACGAACGGGGTCAGTTCCGTGGCGTCGATGTGGACCTCGGCATCGAACGTGGCATCCGGATCGGTGCGCAGACTGTCCCAATAGGCAACAGCAGCATCCCAATCGGCACCCTGCGGGGCATGCGGCCGACCCTTGAGGAATTCGTAGGTCACCTCGTCGGGCGCGATCATCCCGGCACGGGCACCGGCCTCGATCGACATGTTGCAGACCGTCATCCGGGCCTCCATCGACAGTTTCCGGATCGCCTCGCCGCGGTACTCGAGCACGTAGCCCTGGCCTCCGCCCGTGCCGATCTTCGCGATGATCGCCAGGATCAGATCCTTGCTCGTGACCCCCGGCGGCAGTTCGCCGTCGACATTGATCGCCATCGTCTTGAACGGGCGCAGCGACAGGGTCTGGGTCGCAAGCACATGTTCGACCTCACTCGTACCGATACCCATCGCGATCGCCCCGAAGGCACCGTGGGTCGCGGTGTGACTGTCGCCGCACACAACCGTCATCCCGGGCTGGGTCAGACCCAGCTGCGGGCCGACCACGTGGACGATGCCCTGCTCGGCGTCGCCCATGGGGTGCAGGCGGATTCCGAACTCCGCGCAGTTGCTGCGGAGCGTGTCGACCTGCGTGCGGGACACGGGATCGGCGATGGGTTTGTCGATGTCGACGGTCGGGACGTTGTGGTCCTCGGTCGCGATGGTCAGGTCGGGGCGTCGGACCGGCCGACCCGCCAGGCGGAGGCCTTCGAACGCCTGCGGACTGGTGACCTCGTGCACGAGATGGAGGTCGATGTAGATCAGGTCGGGATCGGTGTTCCCGGACGCATCGGCATCGCCGGGTACGACGACGTGGTCACGCCACACCTTCTCGGCGAGAGTAAGCGGCTGGGCTGGGCTGTTGCTCATGGCTGCACTCGATATCTTCTCGGGTTCCACGGACGGCGCACGCTCTCGGCTGGCGATCGACGTGCATCTCACTATTTGGACAGCTAGTATCGTCCTATGGGAAAGGATAGCGCATCCGAGATCAGCAGCGGAATCGGTGTGCTCGACAAGTCCGTGGCTGTATTGCACGCGATCGCCGAAGCTCCGCGCAACCTCTCGGAGCTGTGCGAACGCACCGGCCTCCCCCGCGCGACCGCACATCGACTCGCCGTCGGCCTCGAGACCCACCGCTTCCTCACCCGCGACGTCACCGGGCGCTGGCAGCCCGGCCCCGTCCTCGGCGAACTCGCCTCCTCGGCACACGATTCGGTGACCGAATCGGCACTGATGGTCCTTCCCCGACTGCGCGACATCACCGGCGAGTCCGTTCAGGTCTATCGCCGCGAGGGCGCCGAGCGGGTGTGCGTCGCCGCCATGGAACCGCCCACCGGACTTCGGGACACGGTCCCGGTCGGCACCCGGTTTCCGATGAGCGCGGGCTCGGCGGCCAAGGTCCTGCTCGCCTGGGCCGAGCCGAGCACCCAGCGCGCGCTGCTGCACGACACCGTCTTCAGCGAGCGCACCCTGCACGAGATCCGGCGGCGCGGTTGGGCGCAGAGCGCCGGTGAGCGAGCCGCAGGCGTGGCGAGCGTCTCCGCACCGGTCCGCGACGGCAACGGCGATGTGGTCGCCGCGATCTCGGTCTCCGGCCCCATCGACCGGATGGGTCGCCGCCCCGGCGCGCGGTGGGCAGCCGATCTGCTCGCCGCCGCGGACGCGATCCACAAGCGACTGCAGACCTCCCGCGCCTGAGGCACTTACGGTTCCACCCGTCCGCGCCGTCGGCTAGCGTCGAGGAATGGGAGTCAATCAACGCAATCAGATCGTCATGTCCGAGACGGAGATCGACGAGTTCGTCACCCGCAGCCGCACGGCCACCCTCGCCACCACGGGCCCCGACGGCGGCATCCACCTCGTCGCGATGTGGTACGGGATCATCGACGGCGAGATCTGGTTCGAGACCAAGGCCAAGTCACAGAAGGCGGTCAACCTCCGCCGCAACAATCGCTGCTCGGTCATGATCGAGGACGGCGACACCTACGACACACTCCGCGGCGTCGCCTTCGAGGGGACCGCCGAGATCCTCGACGACCCGGACTCGTGCCTGCGGGTCGGCATCAGCGTCTGGGAGCGCTACACGGCCCCCTACACCGAGGAGTCGCGGCCGTTCGTCGAGCAGATGATGCACAAGCGCGTGGCCGTCCGTGTCGTACCGTCGCGGACGCGCTCCTGGGATCATCGCAAACTCGGCATTCCCGAGATGCCGGCGTCGGGCAGCACCGCCGAATTCTTGTGAGCCCCATGCCCTGAGCCATACCTGCCCGCCGACCGGGCATGTCGCGTGTGACCTTCGCGACATGCCCGACAACCCATGTCCCGCACAGCAAAACACCCTCCCTCTGCGCTGCAGAGGGAGGGTGTTTGTTGTAGCCCCGACGGGATTCGAACCCGCGCTACCGCCTTGAGAGGGCGGCGTCCTAGGCCGCTAGACGACGGGGCCATGGAACTTCCGGCGATCAAGACCTTAGCACGGTCTCGATCTCTTTCTGTCCGCTGGGGTACCAGGACTCGAACCTAGAATGGCGGTACCAGAAACCGCTGTGTTGCCAATTACACCATACCCCATTGGCTTGGTTTTCCCCGGGGAAAACTGCCGAGAAAGAGAGTATCAAAGGGTTACCGGAAGTCCACAAACGTGCAGGTCAGAGCCGCTATTTGGCCGCCATCTCCCGTGCTGCGGCCAACCGCGCGAGGGTCTTGTCGCGGCCAAGGATCTCCATCGACTCGAACAGCGGAGGACTGATCTGCGAGCCGGTGACAGCGACTCGCACCGGACCGAACGCCTTGCGTGGTTTGAGCCCCAGATCGTCCACCAGAGCGGCGTTCAGAGCGTCCTGCAGGGCAGAGGTGGTGAAGGAGTCCAGAGACTCCACAGCGGCGATCGTGGCGTCGAGAACGGGCACCGCATCGGCGCCCAGGTTCTTGCTCGCCGCCTTCTCGTCGATCGTGAACTCGCCATCGGGCACGTAGACGAACGCGATGAGGTCCCAGGCGTCACCGAGCACCTGGATTCGTGTCTGCACGAGTTCGGCCAGCGCGGCGAAGACCACGTCGTCGATCGGCTCGGCGAGCTTGCCCTGCGTGATCAGGTAGGACTTCAGCCGCGCGGTGAAGTCGCCGACCTCGAGCCTGCGGATGTGTTCGGCGT
It contains:
- a CDS encoding PPOX class F420-dependent oxidoreductase; this translates as MGVNQRNQIVMSETEIDEFVTRSRTATLATTGPDGGIHLVAMWYGIIDGEIWFETKAKSQKAVNLRRNNRCSVMIEDGDTYDTLRGVAFEGTAEILDDPDSCLRVGISVWERYTAPYTEESRPFVEQMMHKRVAVRVVPSRTRSWDHRKLGIPEMPASGSTAEFL
- a CDS encoding IclR family transcriptional regulator, which encodes MGKDSASEISSGIGVLDKSVAVLHAIAEAPRNLSELCERTGLPRATAHRLAVGLETHRFLTRDVTGRWQPGPVLGELASSAHDSVTESALMVLPRLRDITGESVQVYRREGAERVCVAAMEPPTGLRDTVPVGTRFPMSAGSAAKVLLAWAEPSTQRALLHDTVFSERTLHEIRRRGWAQSAGERAAGVASVSAPVRDGNGDVVAAISVSGPIDRMGRRPGARWAADLLAAADAIHKRLQTSRA
- the leuC gene encoding 3-isopropylmalate dehydratase large subunit; amino-acid sequence: MSNSPAQPLTLAEKVWRDHVVVPGDADASGNTDPDLIYIDLHLVHEVTSPQAFEGLRLAGRPVRRPDLTIATEDHNVPTVDIDKPIADPVSRTQVDTLRSNCAEFGIRLHPMGDAEQGIVHVVGPQLGLTQPGMTVVCGDSHTATHGAFGAIAMGIGTSEVEHVLATQTLSLRPFKTMAINVDGELPPGVTSKDLILAIIAKIGTGGGQGYVLEYRGEAIRKLSMEARMTVCNMSIEAGARAGMIAPDEVTYEFLKGRPHAPQGADWDAAVAYWDSLRTDPDATFDAEVHIDATELTPFVTWGTNPGQGAPLGATVPNPADYGDEVKASAAAKALEYMDLEPGTPLRDIRVDTVFVGSCTNGRIEDLRAVAGILKGRKVADGMRMLIVPGSMRVRAQAEEEGLGEIFLGAGAEWRQAGCSMCLGMNPDQLAPGERCASTSNRNFEGRQGKGGRTHLVSPEVAAATAVRGTLSAPADLG